A window from Streptomyces sp. NBC_00299 encodes these proteins:
- a CDS encoding BTAD domain-containing putative transcriptional regulator, which translates to MRYRILGVTQAEDDQGTVVPVGGPRLRALLTALALRPGRVTTPDTLIDEVWADDPPQDAPAALQALIARLRRTLGKDTVTSAPGGYRLTATQDVVDLFDFERLVHQGTSALTDGDPSTAAQTLGSALALWRGPALADLPDRGTAASRTEALRVEATRARLEADLRLGRGLHAIPDLKELTAAHPYDEPLHALLIRALRDTGRPADALAAYETARRSLADGLGTDPGPELRALHTELLTRATPELRASPQPQPTPHIASPQPPPPPPIRPPERTSNLRPRLTSFVGRELELDSIRSELHRARLVTLTGPGGSGKTRLAEEAAAGLPQAWLVELAPLDRPEAVPGAVVNALGLRETVLMTNELTAQQDDPVALLIEYCAPRSQLLILDNCEHVIGEAATLAETLLTRCPGLTILATSREPMGVPGELVRPIEPLLPDQAHRLFAERAAAVRPDAEAVLRDRRDQEAVAEICRRLDGLPLAIELAAARLRLLSPRQIADRLDDRFRLLTSGSRTVLPRQQTLRAVVDWSWELLDERERTVLREVSVFAGGWDLEAAEAVCTGPVADLIGALVDKSLIVATPCERAGSGGMRYRMLETIHEYAVERAAELPELRLAAERRHRAWVRALVQKADPLLRSAGQLPWVSRLETELDNIRAALDHALTAGDEPDATAIALAMSWFWWLRNYRVEGAAWVERILRLSATLDASVPGAPPTTPPVPPPAAPPVPPPAAPPAARPTTPTAAPLDALLTAPVEQAHHPRHVPRMSLRMLHLFLAIEFEPVEHWQDERRRRYIERVQAHFARGGPEAARIPGMVWPLTHYILDDTANTRPVMDASLANCRTYGGDWEVGCILMFRTHMLVDSQGGLAYVDDDLAALRILSRRVGDRWMRAQVCSAAGETATVRGRFEEARGEYEEALRLAHEVGAYTETPGLIARLAEIAYRSGDRTAALTLLDEAGAVADRYGVADSRAFVLLMRAQIALDDKDTARAREMCEAARVQTERATPPPQFVVGLNAVDAMTVTAESGPEHGLPRLVDALRLAVEKRCANQITETLTDAAADLLTRLGDHPRAVRLLAASEHWRRGNPRLMPERAHAERAETTARTALGADRFTAEYTRGAALTHDDVLFDLDRAVRGLQFPAEQAP; encoded by the coding sequence GTGCGGTACAGAATCCTGGGCGTCACCCAGGCCGAGGACGACCAGGGCACCGTCGTACCCGTGGGCGGCCCCCGCCTCCGAGCCCTCCTGACGGCCCTCGCCCTCCGCCCCGGCCGCGTAACCACCCCCGACACCCTGATCGACGAGGTCTGGGCCGACGACCCGCCCCAGGACGCCCCCGCCGCCCTCCAGGCCCTGATCGCCCGCCTGCGCCGCACCCTCGGCAAGGACACCGTCACCTCCGCGCCCGGCGGTTACCGGCTCACGGCGACGCAGGACGTCGTGGACCTCTTCGACTTCGAACGCCTCGTACACCAGGGCACCTCCGCCCTGACCGACGGCGACCCGTCCACCGCCGCCCAGACCCTCGGCAGCGCCCTCGCCCTGTGGCGCGGCCCGGCCCTTGCCGACCTCCCGGACCGCGGCACTGCCGCCAGCCGCACGGAGGCGCTGCGCGTGGAGGCGACCCGCGCGCGTCTCGAGGCGGACCTGCGACTGGGCCGGGGCCTGCACGCGATACCCGACCTGAAGGAACTGACCGCGGCGCACCCGTACGACGAACCGCTGCACGCCCTCCTCATCCGCGCCCTGCGTGACACGGGCCGCCCCGCTGACGCCCTCGCGGCATACGAAACCGCCCGCCGCTCCCTGGCCGACGGCCTCGGCACCGACCCCGGCCCGGAACTCCGCGCCCTGCACACCGAACTGTTGACGCGGGCGACTCCTGAACTGAGGGCGAGCCCCCAGCCGCAACCCACCCCCCACATAGCCTCCCCACAACCCCCACCCCCACCCCCAATCCGCCCTCCCGAACGCACCAGCAACCTCCGCCCCCGCCTCACCTCTTTCGTGGGCCGGGAACTCGAACTCGACTCCATCCGTTCCGAATTGCACAGGGCCCGACTGGTCACACTCACCGGACCGGGCGGCTCTGGAAAGACCCGCCTCGCCGAGGAAGCCGCCGCCGGCCTCCCCCAGGCATGGCTCGTCGAGCTCGCCCCGCTCGACCGGCCGGAGGCGGTGCCCGGCGCGGTGGTCAACGCGCTCGGGCTGCGCGAGACCGTGCTCATGACCAACGAGCTCACGGCCCAGCAGGACGACCCGGTCGCCCTGCTGATCGAGTACTGCGCCCCGCGCAGCCAACTCCTGATCCTTGACAACTGCGAACATGTCATCGGCGAAGCCGCCACCCTCGCCGAGACCCTCCTCACCCGCTGCCCGGGCCTCACGATCCTCGCCACCAGCCGTGAACCCATGGGCGTTCCCGGCGAGTTGGTCCGTCCGATCGAACCCCTGCTCCCCGACCAGGCGCACCGCCTCTTCGCGGAGCGCGCCGCGGCCGTCCGCCCCGACGCCGAGGCCGTGCTGCGCGACCGGCGCGACCAGGAGGCCGTCGCGGAGATCTGCCGTCGCCTCGACGGACTGCCCCTCGCCATCGAGCTGGCGGCGGCCCGGCTACGGCTGCTCAGTCCCCGCCAGATCGCCGACCGCCTCGACGACCGCTTCCGCCTCCTCACCTCCGGAAGCCGTACGGTCCTGCCCCGCCAGCAGACCCTGCGCGCCGTCGTCGACTGGTCCTGGGAGCTGCTCGACGAGCGGGAGCGGACGGTACTGCGCGAGGTGTCCGTCTTCGCGGGCGGCTGGGACCTGGAGGCGGCGGAAGCCGTGTGCACCGGCCCGGTCGCGGACCTCATCGGCGCACTGGTCGACAAGTCCCTGATCGTGGCCACCCCGTGCGAGCGGGCCGGCTCCGGCGGCATGCGGTACCGCATGCTGGAGACCATCCACGAGTACGCAGTCGAGCGCGCCGCCGAGCTCCCCGAGCTACGCCTCGCGGCCGAGCGCCGGCACCGCGCGTGGGTGCGCGCCCTCGTGCAGAAGGCCGACCCGCTGCTGCGGTCCGCCGGTCAACTCCCGTGGGTCTCCCGCCTGGAGACCGAACTGGACAACATCCGCGCGGCCCTCGACCACGCCCTCACAGCAGGCGACGAACCGGATGCCACAGCCATCGCCCTCGCCATGAGCTGGTTCTGGTGGCTGCGCAACTACCGCGTCGAGGGCGCGGCCTGGGTCGAACGGATTCTGCGCCTGTCCGCGACCCTGGACGCCTCAGTCCCGGGCGCACCTCCAACGACCCCTCCAGTTCCCCCTCCAGCTGCCCCTCCGGTTCCCCCTCCAGCCGCCCCGCCCGCTGCCCGTCCCACCACTCCCACCGCCGCCCCGCTGGACGCCCTCCTCACCGCCCCGGTCGAACAGGCGCACCACCCGAGGCACGTGCCACGGATGAGCCTGCGCATGCTGCATCTGTTCCTCGCCATCGAGTTCGAACCGGTGGAGCACTGGCAGGACGAGCGACGCAGGCGGTACATCGAGCGTGTGCAGGCCCACTTCGCGCGGGGCGGCCCGGAGGCGGCCCGCATCCCGGGCATGGTCTGGCCGTTGACCCACTACATCCTGGACGACACGGCGAACACCCGTCCCGTCATGGATGCCTCGCTGGCCAACTGCCGGACGTACGGCGGTGACTGGGAGGTCGGCTGCATCCTGATGTTCCGCACGCACATGCTCGTCGACTCACAGGGCGGCCTGGCCTACGTCGACGACGACCTCGCGGCGCTGCGGATCCTCAGCCGACGGGTCGGCGACCGCTGGATGCGGGCCCAGGTGTGCAGCGCGGCAGGCGAGACGGCCACGGTGCGCGGTCGCTTCGAGGAGGCCAGGGGCGAGTACGAGGAGGCGCTGCGCCTGGCCCACGAGGTGGGTGCGTACACCGAGACCCCTGGCCTCATCGCCCGGCTGGCCGAGATCGCCTACCGCTCGGGTGACCGTACGGCCGCGTTGACGTTGCTGGACGAGGCCGGCGCCGTGGCCGACCGATACGGCGTGGCGGACTCACGGGCGTTCGTCCTGCTGATGCGCGCCCAGATCGCCCTGGACGACAAGGACACCGCCCGTGCGCGCGAGATGTGCGAGGCGGCACGCGTGCAAACCGAGCGCGCCACACCACCGCCCCAGTTCGTTGTGGGTCTGAACGCGGTCGACGCCATGACGGTGACGGCGGAGTCGGGCCCGGAGCATGGTCTGCCGCGGCTGGTCGACGCTCTGCGCCTGGCCGTGGAGAAGCGCTGTGCCAACCAGATCACGGAAACTCTCACGGACGCCGCCGCGGACCTGCTGACCCGCCTCGGTGACCACCCGCGCGCGGTCCGGCTGCTCGCCGCCTCGGAGCACTGGCGCCGCGGCAATCCACGCCTCATGCCCGAGCGCGCGCACGCCGAGCGGGCCGAGACCACCGCCCGCACCGCCCTGGGCGCTGACCGCTTCACCGCCGAGTACACCCGGGGCGCCGCCCTCACCCACGACGACGTCCTGTTCGACCTCGACCGGGCCGTACGCGGCCTCCAGTTCCCTGCAGAGCAGGCGCCGTAA
- a CDS encoding sigma-70 family RNA polymerase sigma factor: MSVDGWDESRGDGDSATPQVPNQGGRADLPPGSDPVEGRPQARAEGSVPAQRDRREDSVLPPPRELPSDLPARELPPSDADLIGRMRSGDDTAYEELYRRHAGAVRRYARTCCRDAHTADDLTAEVFARMLQAVRRGSGPEHAVRAYLLTSIRRAAADWTKSVRREQLVDDFAVFAAQSTRVAEVSDDDTLDLGADVRAMHEAEQSMAMQAFRSLPERWQAVLWHTEVEDESPSEVATLFGLDANGTRVLASRAREGLKQAYLQAHVSASLASDEECARHADRLGAYARGSLRTRAERGMRKHLEECAKCRLAAGQIKEVAGGIPAVVPVAVIGWFGAAGYAKAAGLIAGGAGAGAAGAAGAASAAGGGSSGGASSGGGAAASEGLGAPVKAGIAAGVVAVGVVAAIVLALAGNETPADRQDAKQPPVPSPIVEETPTPKPPQRTEPSEKEPAPQSPAIVPADHPEATPTPASPPTPTPSPTPTPSPTPTPTPTPTPTPTPPPPPAPVDYQWSELSYDITGDGTEPEMRIGESSWVWQRHGVSIGDERYANGVTVHGRSSVTIDLNRECSAYTAMAGVDDSTLGLGKFTFSVYADGVRLWRSAVIEGGDPAVPVHVNLAGRETVRLVVEPHGTFDTLLPADWAESKFSCV; the protein is encoded by the coding sequence ATGAGCGTTGACGGGTGGGACGAGTCACGCGGTGACGGTGACTCGGCGACTCCGCAGGTGCCGAATCAGGGCGGACGGGCGGACCTCCCGCCGGGCAGCGACCCCGTGGAGGGGCGTCCACAGGCCCGCGCGGAAGGCAGCGTCCCGGCCCAGCGCGACCGGCGTGAGGACAGCGTGCTGCCTCCGCCGCGCGAGCTGCCGTCCGACCTGCCGGCGCGCGAACTGCCACCGTCGGACGCCGACCTGATCGGTCGGATGCGCTCCGGTGACGACACCGCCTATGAGGAGCTGTACCGGCGCCACGCGGGAGCGGTGCGCCGGTACGCGCGCACGTGCTGTCGCGACGCCCACACCGCGGACGACCTCACCGCCGAGGTGTTCGCCCGCATGCTCCAGGCCGTACGCCGAGGATCCGGCCCCGAACACGCCGTGCGCGCCTATCTGCTCACCTCGATCCGGCGTGCCGCCGCGGACTGGACGAAGTCGGTGCGGCGGGAGCAACTGGTCGACGACTTCGCGGTGTTCGCCGCTCAGTCCACGCGGGTCGCCGAGGTGTCCGACGACGACACGCTCGACCTGGGCGCGGACGTGCGGGCGATGCACGAGGCCGAGCAGTCCATGGCCATGCAGGCCTTCCGGTCGCTGCCGGAGCGCTGGCAGGCCGTGCTGTGGCACACCGAGGTGGAGGACGAGTCGCCGAGCGAGGTCGCCACGCTCTTCGGGCTCGATGCCAACGGCACGCGCGTGCTCGCCAGCCGCGCCCGCGAGGGGCTCAAGCAGGCCTACCTCCAAGCTCACGTCAGCGCCAGCCTCGCCAGCGACGAGGAGTGCGCCCGCCATGCCGACCGGCTCGGCGCCTACGCCCGCGGCAGCCTGCGCACCCGCGCCGAGCGGGGCATGCGCAAGCACCTGGAGGAGTGCGCCAAGTGCCGTCTGGCCGCGGGCCAGATCAAGGAAGTCGCCGGTGGTATCCCGGCCGTCGTGCCGGTCGCGGTCATCGGCTGGTTCGGCGCCGCCGGGTACGCCAAGGCGGCCGGGCTCATCGCCGGTGGCGCAGGGGCGGGTGCGGCCGGCGCGGCTGGGGCTGCCTCCGCGGCGGGCGGCGGTTCGTCCGGCGGGGCGAGTTCCGGGGGCGGTGCTGCGGCCTCCGAAGGACTGGGCGCGCCGGTGAAGGCCGGGATCGCGGCGGGTGTGGTCGCCGTGGGCGTGGTGGCGGCGATCGTGCTCGCGCTCGCCGGCAACGAGACGCCTGCCGACAGGCAGGACGCCAAGCAACCCCCGGTGCCCTCCCCCATCGTCGAGGAGACACCGACGCCCAAGCCGCCGCAGCGGACGGAGCCTTCGGAGAAGGAGCCCGCCCCGCAATCGCCGGCGATCGTCCCGGCCGACCATCCCGAGGCGACCCCGACACCGGCCTCGCCACCCACCCCCACGCCCAGCCCGACGCCCACGCCCTCCCCGACGCCGACTCCGACACCCACACCGACGCCGACACCCACTCCGCCGCCCCCGCCCGCGCCTGTCGACTACCAGTGGAGCGAGCTGTCGTACGACATCACCGGCGACGGCACCGAACCCGAGATGCGGATCGGTGAGAGCAGCTGGGTGTGGCAGCGGCACGGCGTGTCGATCGGCGACGAGCGGTACGCGAACGGCGTCACCGTGCACGGCCGGTCCTCCGTCACCATCGACCTCAACCGGGAGTGCTCCGCCTACACGGCGATGGCAGGCGTCGACGACTCGACTCTGGGGCTGGGCAAGTTCACTTTCTCGGTGTACGCCGACGGCGTCCGGTTGTGGCGGTCCGCAGTGATCGAGGGCGGGGACCCGGCCGTGCCCGTCCATGTGAACCTCGCCGGGCGGGAGACCGTCCGGCTGGTGGTCGAGCCGCACGGCACCTTCGACACCCTGCTGCCGGCGGACTGGGCGGAGTCGAAGTTCAGCTGCGTGTAG
- a CDS encoding TetR/AcrR family transcriptional regulator has translation MHVQDSRWSSASTITPGGGVGGTMSAAASNGRGDASRTTPLRVDAQRNLEHVLRAAREVFGELGYGAPMEDVARRARVGVGTVYRRFPSKDVLVRRIAEEETSRLTDQARAALGQEDEPWSALSRFLRTSVASGAGRLLPPQVLRVGVAEDGTSPDEARVPQQRMQPGIGELRLVPEHPPAVPVDPVDDAGAAALLDVVGQLVERARAAGELRADVSVSDVLLVIATAAPSLPDAAQQAAASARLLDILLEGLRSRPQA, from the coding sequence ATGCATGTTCAGGATTCTCGATGGTCTTCCGCATCCACCATCACACCGGGTGGCGGAGTGGGCGGCACGATGAGCGCGGCTGCGAGCAACGGACGCGGGGACGCGTCCCGTACGACGCCGCTGCGCGTGGACGCACAGCGCAATCTGGAGCACGTGCTGCGTGCGGCGCGTGAGGTCTTCGGCGAGCTGGGGTACGGCGCGCCGATGGAGGACGTGGCGCGACGCGCGCGGGTCGGCGTCGGGACGGTGTACCGGCGCTTCCCGAGCAAGGACGTCCTGGTCCGGCGGATAGCCGAGGAGGAGACCTCCCGGCTGACCGACCAGGCACGCGCGGCGCTCGGTCAGGAGGACGAGCCGTGGTCGGCGCTCTCGCGCTTCCTGCGCACCTCTGTGGCCTCCGGCGCGGGCCGGCTGCTGCCGCCGCAAGTGCTGCGGGTCGGGGTCGCCGAGGACGGTACGTCGCCCGACGAGGCCCGGGTGCCGCAGCAGCGGATGCAGCCGGGCATCGGAGAACTGCGGCTGGTGCCCGAGCATCCTCCGGCGGTTCCGGTCGACCCGGTGGACGACGCGGGCGCTGCGGCGCTGCTCGACGTGGTGGGCCAGCTCGTGGAGCGGGCGCGCGCGGCGGGCGAGCTGCGGGCCGACGTGTCGGTGTCGGACGTCCTGCTGGTGATCGCGACGGCGGCGCCCTCGCTGCCGGATGCGGCGCAGCAGGCGGCGGCCTCGGCGCGGCTGCTGGACATCCTGCTGGAGGGGTTGCGGTCCCGGCCTCAGGCGTGA
- a CDS encoding asparagine synthase-related protein — MRWLVGWSSTTAVAAGMGSAGATGMGSAGATGSDGETVHPVGSQLLWGDPDPLWAVGDWRPDEVRVVKADPQTRIAVLGTCGASDEQLRLGLFAARGGALRHLTAWSGSYTAVVQVGRRVMVCGDLAGARPVFYTPWAGGTAYATAALPLADLIEANLDFGHLAALLAAPDVPAALHDSTPYDGVRRIPPGHALILRTGAREIAGYEQVASLAVAAPTADPDSAVDAVRDALVEAVRARLSAPRHVPGADIDPGPVPGMGPAERRAARGMPVPGIGADLSGGPASGTLALLAAGLPGMPGTVLGHGTGAGERLLAVTFNDLAVGGREAELERAGTLAANPRLHHVVVAGGEETLPYADLDGPLTDEPGPSLVTAARHRARLASGSADHFTGYGARQVLDAHPARLADLLMDRKRRHLVRPVAALAKADGSVLVPARVYGAARKLARTPYRTGVETLAARLMDRRFDEPGGAVGASLAALTWARPGPAARWLTGEALAEVSVRLQAATSRNGVGPGQRPGDYRARAALARHSADLRVLEQAAEIRFQRLHAPFLDNQVVRACRALPEALRVQPGARAAILRTVLEGAGVADLPPGWGAPSHASAAVAARTGLRVSADSLMTLFGTPLLAQAGLVEARVVRKALRAAAEGEPLPLDGLADLVSLELWLRRLLARRGTCWTGTPARQRAVPEGIKPQRGALGAGAGVRPV; from the coding sequence ATGCGGTGGTTGGTGGGATGGAGCAGCACCACCGCGGTGGCCGCCGGGATGGGCTCCGCGGGGGCGACCGGGATGGGTTCCGCGGGTGCCACCGGAAGCGACGGCGAGACCGTGCACCCGGTCGGATCCCAGCTCCTGTGGGGCGACCCCGATCCCCTGTGGGCGGTCGGCGACTGGCGTCCCGACGAGGTGCGCGTGGTGAAGGCCGACCCACAGACTCGGATCGCGGTACTGGGCACCTGCGGGGCGAGTGACGAACAGCTGCGCCTCGGTCTGTTCGCCGCGCGCGGAGGGGCACTTCGGCACCTGACGGCCTGGTCCGGCAGCTACACGGCCGTCGTACAGGTCGGCCGCAGGGTCATGGTGTGCGGCGACCTGGCGGGCGCACGGCCGGTGTTCTACACCCCCTGGGCCGGCGGTACGGCCTATGCGACCGCCGCGCTCCCCCTCGCCGACCTCATCGAGGCCAACCTCGACTTCGGACACCTCGCCGCGCTGCTGGCCGCCCCGGACGTACCGGCGGCCCTGCACGACTCCACCCCGTACGACGGCGTGCGGCGCATTCCACCGGGGCATGCGCTGATCCTGCGCACCGGGGCGCGCGAGATCGCCGGGTACGAGCAGGTCGCCTCGCTGGCGGTGGCGGCGCCGACGGCCGACCCCGACAGCGCGGTCGACGCCGTGCGCGACGCCCTGGTGGAGGCGGTACGCGCGCGCCTGTCCGCGCCCCGCCACGTCCCCGGCGCCGACATAGACCCAGGACCGGTACCGGGGATGGGCCCGGCCGAGCGGCGTGCCGCGCGCGGGATGCCGGTTCCGGGCATCGGCGCCGACCTGTCCGGCGGCCCGGCCTCAGGCACCCTGGCGCTGCTGGCCGCCGGCCTGCCCGGCATGCCGGGCACGGTCCTGGGCCACGGCACGGGCGCGGGCGAACGCCTCCTGGCGGTCACCTTCAACGACCTCGCGGTCGGCGGCCGCGAGGCCGAGCTGGAACGCGCGGGGACGCTGGCGGCCAACCCACGCCTGCACCACGTGGTGGTCGCCGGCGGCGAGGAGACACTGCCGTACGCCGACCTGGACGGCCCGCTGACGGACGAGCCCGGCCCGAGCCTGGTGACGGCCGCGCGGCACCGCGCGCGCCTCGCCTCCGGCAGCGCCGACCACTTCACCGGCTACGGCGCCCGCCAGGTCCTGGACGCCCACCCGGCCCGCCTCGCGGACCTCCTGATGGACCGCAAGCGGCGCCACCTGGTCCGTCCGGTCGCGGCGCTGGCGAAGGCGGACGGCTCGGTGCTGGTCCCCGCGCGCGTGTACGGCGCGGCGCGCAAGCTCGCCCGCACGCCGTACCGCACGGGCGTGGAGACCCTGGCCGCCCGTTTGATGGACCGCCGCTTCGACGAACCCGGAGGTGCCGTAGGGGCATCGCTCGCCGCGCTCACCTGGGCCAGACCGGGCCCGGCGGCACGCTGGCTGACCGGCGAGGCCCTGGCTGAAGTATCGGTTCGCCTGCAAGCGGCGACGAGCCGCAACGGCGTGGGCCCCGGCCAACGCCCCGGCGACTACCGCGCGCGTGCGGCACTGGCCCGCCACTCGGCCGACCTGCGCGTCCTGGAACAAGCCGCCGAGATCCGCTTCCAACGCCTGCACGCCCCGTTCCTCGACAACCAGGTCGTCCGCGCCTGCCGGGCCCTCCCGGAGGCCCTGCGCGTCCAGCCCGGCGCCCGCGCAGCGATCCTGCGTACGGTCCTGGAGGGCGCCGGAGTGGCCGACCTCCCACCCGGCTGGGGCGCCCCGTCCCACGCGTCGGCGGCCGTGGCCGCAAGGACGGGCCTACGGGTCTCGGCCGACTCCCTGATGACCCTGTTCGGCACCCCTCTACTGGCCCAGGCGGGCCTGGTGGAGGCCCGAGTGGTCCGCAAGGCCCTCCGCGCCGCCGCCGAGGGCGAGCCACTACCCCTGGACGGCCTGGCGGACCTGGTCTCCCTGGAGCTATGGCTACGCCGCCTGCTGGCCCGCCGAGGCACCTGCTGGACGGGAACACCGGCCCGGCAACGGGCGGTACCGGAGGGGATCAAGCCGCAGCGGGGGGCGTTGGGGGCGGGGGCGGGAGTTCGGCCGGTTTAG
- a CDS encoding MFS transporter gives MSREQRGPNEKLGAVLALAGISNAGLARRVNDLGAQRGLTLRYDKTSVARWVSKGMVPQGAAPHLIAAAIGQKLGRPVPLHEIGLADADPAPEVGLAFPRDVGQAVKSATELYRLDLAGRRAGTGGIWQSLAGSFAVSAYATPASRWLITPADTSVAREVSPSESSGAPLKVGHSDVQKLREAAEDARRWDSKYGGGDWRSSMVPECLRVEAAPLLLGSYSDEVGRALFGASAELTRLAGWMAFDTGQQEAAQRYYIQALRLARAAADVPLGGYVLASMSLQATYRGFGDEGVDLAQAALERNRGLATARTMSFFRLVEARAHARASDAQAAGAALKASEGWLERSREGDNDPSWLGFYSYDRFAADAAECYRDLKAPRQVRRFTEQALSKPTEEFVRSHGLRLVVSAVAELESGNLDAACEQGVRAVEVAGRISSARTTEYVKDLLHRLEPYGDEPRVVELRERARPLLMAPA, from the coding sequence ATGTCCAGGGAGCAACGCGGGCCGAACGAAAAACTCGGCGCCGTTCTCGCCCTCGCGGGAATCAGCAATGCAGGACTCGCTCGACGCGTCAACGACCTTGGCGCTCAGCGGGGCCTGACTCTTCGCTATGACAAGACATCGGTGGCGCGCTGGGTGTCGAAGGGCATGGTGCCGCAGGGTGCCGCGCCGCATCTCATCGCCGCCGCGATCGGCCAGAAGCTGGGCCGCCCGGTGCCGCTCCACGAGATCGGCCTGGCGGACGCGGACCCCGCACCCGAAGTGGGCCTCGCCTTCCCCCGGGACGTCGGACAGGCGGTGAAGTCGGCGACGGAGCTCTACCGTCTCGATCTCGCCGGACGCCGGGCCGGCACCGGCGGCATCTGGCAGTCGCTGGCCGGATCCTTCGCAGTAAGCGCGTACGCAACGCCCGCCTCACGTTGGCTGATAACCCCGGCCGACACTTCGGTGGCGCGCGAGGTGAGTCCGTCCGAGAGCTCCGGCGCACCGCTCAAAGTCGGCCACAGCGATGTGCAGAAGCTACGGGAGGCCGCCGAGGACGCCAGACGCTGGGACTCCAAGTACGGAGGCGGCGACTGGCGTTCGTCCATGGTGCCCGAGTGCTTACGGGTGGAGGCGGCGCCGCTGCTGCTCGGCTCGTACTCCGACGAGGTGGGCCGTGCCCTGTTCGGGGCGAGTGCCGAACTCACCCGCCTCGCCGGGTGGATGGCCTTCGACACCGGACAGCAGGAGGCCGCCCAGCGGTACTACATCCAGGCCCTGCGGCTCGCCCGCGCGGCCGCCGACGTGCCCCTCGGCGGGTACGTCCTGGCGTCGATGTCTCTCCAGGCGACCTACCGGGGCTTCGGCGACGAGGGCGTCGACCTGGCCCAGGCCGCGCTGGAACGCAACCGGGGGCTCGCCACGGCCCGCACCATGAGCTTCTTCCGCCTCGTCGAGGCACGCGCACACGCGCGCGCAAGTGACGCGCAGGCCGCCGGCGCGGCCCTGAAGGCGTCGGAGGGCTGGCTGGAGCGGTCCAGGGAGGGGGACAACGACCCGTCATGGCTCGGGTTCTACTCCTACGACCGGTTCGCCGCGGACGCCGCCGAGTGCTACCGGGACCTGAAGGCACCGCGTCAGGTACGGCGGTTCACGGAACAGGCGCTGTCGAAGCCGACGGAGGAGTTCGTGCGCTCGCACGGACTGCGGCTCGTCGTCTCGGCGGTCGCCGAACTGGAGTCGGGCAATCTCGACGCGGCGTGCGAGCAGGGCGTACGGGCGGTGGAGGTCGCGGGGCGGATATCGTCCGCGCGTACCACCGAGTACGTGAAGGACCTGCTGCACCGCCTGGAGCCGTACGGCGACGAGCCGCGGGTCGTCGAGCTACGGGAGCGGGCGCGGCCGCTGCTCATGGCGCCGGCCTAG
- the lhgO gene encoding L-2-hydroxyglutarate oxidase has translation MRTIAYDCDVLVVGGGIVGLATAFAITRAAPGTRVTVLEKEPGPARHQTGRNSGVIHSGIYYRPGSLKARYAVRGAAEMVKFCAEYGVAHAVTGKLIVATERAELPRLHALVQRGRENGIPVRELGVAQIAEYEPEVRGLAAIHVGTTGVCDFVGVARQLAEASGAEIRYGAQVERIDRRADLGVAVRTTRGDVVRGRVLVNCAGLYCDEVARMTGDEPGVQIVPFRGEYYSLARPELVRGLVYPVPDPAFPFLGVHLTRGIDGDVHIGPNAVPALAREGYGWGVVRPREVGATVAWPGVWRMARRHWRYGAGELRRSVSRGAFTEAVRRLLPAVTADDLVPAAAGVRAQAVLRDGALVDDFLIREGDRAVHVLNAPSPAATASLPIGREVARRALAVLGRSAGSGAG, from the coding sequence GTGCGGACGATCGCTTACGACTGTGACGTGCTCGTGGTCGGCGGTGGGATCGTCGGGCTGGCCACGGCGTTCGCGATCACGCGTGCCGCGCCGGGGACCCGGGTGACCGTGCTGGAGAAGGAGCCGGGTCCGGCCCGGCACCAGACGGGCCGCAACAGCGGGGTCATCCACAGCGGGATCTACTACCGGCCGGGGTCGCTGAAGGCGCGGTACGCGGTGCGGGGTGCCGCCGAGATGGTCAAGTTCTGCGCGGAGTACGGCGTCGCGCACGCCGTCACCGGCAAGCTGATCGTCGCGACCGAGCGGGCGGAGCTGCCGCGCCTGCACGCACTGGTGCAGCGCGGCCGGGAGAACGGCATTCCGGTACGGGAGCTGGGCGTCGCGCAGATCGCCGAGTACGAGCCGGAGGTGCGAGGGCTCGCGGCCATACACGTCGGGACGACGGGCGTCTGCGACTTCGTCGGGGTCGCGCGGCAGCTGGCCGAGGCGTCCGGGGCGGAGATCCGGTACGGCGCGCAGGTCGAGCGCATCGACCGGCGGGCGGACCTCGGGGTCGCCGTGCGGACCACGCGCGGGGACGTCGTGCGGGGGCGGGTGCTGGTGAACTGCGCCGGGCTGTACTGCGACGAGGTGGCCCGGATGACGGGGGACGAGCCCGGCGTGCAGATCGTGCCGTTCCGGGGGGAGTACTACTCGCTGGCGCGGCCCGAGCTGGTGCGGGGGCTGGTGTATCCGGTGCCGGATCCGGCGTTTCCGTTCCTCGGGGTGCACCTCACGCGCGGGATCGACGGGGATGTGCACATCGGGCCCAACGCGGTGCCGGCGCTGGCCCGCGAGGGCTACGGGTGGGGGGTCGTCCGGCCGCGGGAGGTCGGGGCGACGGTGGCGTGGCCCGGGGTGTGGCGGATGGCGCGGCGGCACTGGCGGTACGGGGCCGGGGAGCTGCGGCGGTCCGTGTCGCGGGGGGCGTTCACGGAGGCGGTGCGGAGGCTGTTGCCCGCGGTGACTGCGGATGATCTGGTCCCGGCTGCGGCGGGGGTGCGGGCGCAGGCGGTGCTGCGGGACGGGGCGCTGGTGGACGACTTCCTGATCCGGGAGGGGGATCGGGCCGTGCATGTGCTGAATGCGCCGAGTCCTGCGGCGACGGCTTCGCTGCCGATCGGGCGGGAAGTGGCTCGGCGGGCGTTGGCGGTACTGGGGCGCTCCGCCGGTTCTGGGGCGGGGTGA